The window ATAAATGAATTAAATTTTCTACTTCATTCTTTTTAACTTCAGTGCATATACTATTATAATGGCAAGTAAGAAAGGTGGTGAAAAGATGTATCATAAACCCTATTACTTGAGTAACCAAGATGAAACTAAGGCTTATATTAGAATTCTTCATGCTTCTCCTAATGCTCCTGCTGTAGACATTTATGCTAATAATGATTTAATTGCAGAAAATTTGAAGTATGGAGAATTTACTGACTATATATCAGTGATGACAGGTCGTTACAACATTAAAGTATATCCTGCTAATAAAAAGCAGGACCCTATTATAGATACTTCTCTTAATGTCATATCTAATACTATTACTACTGTAGCTGTTATAGGAGAATTTCCTAATATCAGCTTGCTTCCAATTGAGGACCCCCGTATCCCTATCCGCCCTAATAGAGCATATATTAGAGTAGTTCACCTATCTCCCAATGCCCCTAATATAAATGTTAGCCAAGAAAATGATATGCTCTTATTTAAAAGTGTTGCCTATAAAGAAGCAACCGATTACCTATCTTTACGGCCAGTAACCTATAACTTCAAAGTAAAACCTATAGGAAGTAATAAGACCATTCTATATGTCCCTAATGCAAAGCTGACAAGAGATCGTTTCTATACACTATATATCATCGGCTTAGTAGGAGATACTCCACCATTACAAATGCTAATTCCTTTGGATGGAAATTCCTATCTAAATTTTTAATTACTAGTTATCTTAATATTGATAGAAATAACAGGTGATAAACTAAGCTATTTACTGGTTACTAAAGTATCTGATGCACTATTCCATTAATTTTTATATTAGCAGAGATAAATTTAATGGTAATATAAAGAAAGCTCCAAACTGAGAATTTATCTCAATTTGGAGCTTTCTTTATAGCTTCTATTCATCTAAGTAGGTTCCTACAATTTCCCCAAAATAGAGTATGTGATAATCTTTTTGAGGATACCACTTTTTATCATATTCAACATTTAATTCATCGGGATTCATTACCTGTTTAAACTTAATCTTGCATTCGTAATGAAGATCACAACCTTTAATAATGGGAGTATCAACCTCTTGACCTGCTTGAATTGATAGATCACATTCCTCAAATTTATCATAATCTTTCCCTGATTTAGTTCCACAGAACTTTAGTTCTTCTTTAAGTTGATCTTTCAGCGGGATACTTACAGTAAATTCATCACTCTTCTCTATTAGCTTATATGTATAGCGAGAATCCCTAACCATTACCATAAAGACTGGTTTTCCCCAACAATAACCGATGCTTCCCCAACCAATAGTCATAGTGTTGACCTTATCACCAGTTTTCACTGTCAAAAAGGCTCCTTTACTTAAAGCCTCGGTAGCTTCTTGGATATACTCATCATAAGCAATCTTCTTCAAAATAACCCCTCCAATCTATTACCGGTTATTAAATATATATTCTTTAAAAGTAACCTTATTCTTTCATTTCTGATAACTGCTTCCCAGCAACTCCAACATTCTCGGCTGGATTCTCTTTAATCAAAACAGAAAAAGCTCTCTCTGGTATCTCAGTAATCTCACTTGCCTTGTTAGTAAATTCAGCAATCAACTTTGCTTTCTGTTCTTTAGTTAACTCTGGTCCCTCCATAGTGATAATTGGCATACTTAATCATCCTTTCTTTCTTATATATAATTAACTTTATTATATCAATTTATTTCTGATTATTAAAATACAATTATAATTTAGATAGATATTACGTCACTTTT of the Orenia metallireducens genome contains:
- a CDS encoding DUF4397 domain-containing protein; protein product: MYHKPYYLSNQDETKAYIRILHASPNAPAVDIYANNDLIAENLKYGEFTDYISVMTGRYNIKVYPANKKQDPIIDTSLNVISNTITTVAVIGEFPNISLLPIEDPRIPIRPNRAYIRVVHLSPNAPNINVSQENDMLLFKSVAYKEATDYLSLRPVTYNFKVKPIGSNKTILYVPNAKLTRDRFYTLYIIGLVGDTPPLQMLIPLDGNSYLNF
- a CDS encoding flavin reductase family protein, yielding MKKIAYDEYIQEATEALSKGAFLTVKTGDKVNTMTIGWGSIGYCWGKPVFMVMVRDSRYTYKLIEKSDEFTVSIPLKDQLKEELKFCGTKSGKDYDKFEECDLSIQAGQEVDTPIIKGCDLHYECKIKFKQVMNPDELNVEYDKKWYPQKDYHILYFGEIVGTYLDE
- the dmpI gene encoding 4-oxalocrotonate tautomerase DmpI, coding for MPIITMEGPELTKEQKAKLIAEFTNKASEITEIPERAFSVLIKENPAENVGVAGKQLSEMKE